TAAGGGAAAAATAGAATCCTAAACATAAAGCATAAAACAaacatgaaaaatattaaaaggaATTAaccattgtttattattttcGCTTTTTATAATATTTGTTAAAGTTAATTGGGAATTTAatgatgatattttattattaaatttaatccttatttagtTGTTTTAATCAATAAACAAAAATGtggtttatttaatttaaaataagttaATAAATATAACAGAAAAAGAGTGAATATGAGATAACATCATacccttttaaaaaaattctGAGCTCTGAAAAATGAGGAAGTTTAACCCAATCCAGTTCCCAAAACCTTCATCACTTTGGAAGCTTATTTCGTGATCAAGTTTGGGTTTTAGGAAGTGGCGACCTAACATGAGAATGGCGGAAGCCCAAATTAGCAGCCCAAAACCCAAAGCACGTCTGGGAAACGTTTAACTCAGTGCATCCTACCTAATCAATCAATCAATCCTCCATTTCCTAAGCTTCAGCCGCCTCCGTGATTCTTCTTATCAATCATTTCCATGAATGGATCCTCCACCATCGCCACCGTCAGAACCTCCACGATGAGAACGCCGGCGGCTATTATGAAACATGTTGAGTCCTTCCATTTTCGCTGCTTCCTCCTCACCAAACCCTTCTCGTCATTCCCTTCATCTCTTCCTATAGACCCTGAGCCACCCGATCACGATCTCCCTTTGCTCCTTCACTCCATTCTCTCCAAACCCAATTGGCAAAAGCACCCTTCCCTCCCTAAACTCCTCCCTTCCATTTCCCCTTCCCATGTCCATTCCCTCTTCTCCCTCAACCCTTATCTTCTCCCCCAAACTGCTCTCGATTTCTCCTATTGGATCTCCCAGAAACCCACTTTCAAACACTCTGTTTATTCCTATTCCGCCCTTTTGAACATCCTTGTTGCTTACAAGTTCTTCGGCCCTGCTGACAAAATCCGCCTCGCCATGATCAAATCCTCCGCTTCCATCCACGAATCCCGGTTCGTTTTTGAATTACTAATGGAAATGAATAAGAACGAACAACTTCATTCCTGTTTTAAGCTTTCCCTTAGATCCTACAATTTTTTGTTGATGTCGTTATCGAAATTCTTGATGATTGATGAAATGAAATCCGTTTATAGTGAGATGTTGAACGATAGGGTTTCACCCAATATTTTTACTTGGAATACTATGGTCAATGGTTATTGTAAGATTGGGAATGTGGTTGAGGCTCAACGCTATGTCACTAAAATCGTCCAAGCGGGATTAAATCCCGATACCTTTACTTATACTTCGTTAATATTGGGGCATTGCAGGAATAAGGATTTAGATAGCGCCTTTAGGATTTTTAGAATGATGCCAAGTAAGGGTTGTCGAAGAAATGAGGTTTCTTATACGAATCTTATTCACGGTCTATGTGAGGCTGAACGGGTTGATGAGGCTATTAAGTTGTTTGAGGCGATGGGGGAGGATTTTTGTTATCCTACAGTTCGTACATACACTGTGATTATTTTTGGATTGTGTGAAACCGGGAGGAAGTCAGAAGGAATAAAATTGTTCGAGGAAATGTCACAGAAAGGGTGTGAGCCGAATGCTCATACTTATACAGTAATCATTGATAGCTTATGTAAAGACAATAAGGTTGATGAGGCAAGGGAAATGGTAGGTAGGATGTTAGAGAAAGGGCTGGTTCCAAGTGTGGTCACCTACAATGCTTTGATTGATGGATACTGCAAACATGGGGCAATGGAGGCTGCATTGGAAGTTTTGGGTATGATGGAGTCTAATAATTGTTTTCCTAATGAGCGAACCTATAATGAATTGATAGCTGGGTTTTGTAAGAAGAATGTCCACAAGGCAATGGCATTTCTTGATAAGATGCTTGAACTTAAGCTGGTTCCTAATGTGGTCACATATAATTCATTAATTCATGGGCAATGTAAAATGGGGCAGTTGGATAATGCCTTTAGGCTGCTTGAGATGATGAAGAAGAATGGTTTGGTTCCTGACCAATGGACTTACAGTGTTCTTATTGACTCTCTTTGTAAAGTTGATAGAATAGAAGAAGCTCGTAATCTCTTTGACTCTCTCAAGGAGAAAAGCTTAAAAGCAAATGAAGTTATatatactgctttgattgatggaTACTGCAAGGTTGGAAAAATTGAAGATGCTAATTATTTGCTTGATAGAATGATTAATCAGGGCTGCTGGCCGAACTCATGCACTTACAATGCCATTATAGATGGGTTGTGCAACATGAAAAATATGAAGGAAGCATTGTCGACGGTGAAAAAGATGGCAGGGATGGGTGTGAAGCCTACAGTAGATACCTATACAATTCTCATCAAATGGATGCTTAAAGAAGGTGACTTCGATCGTGCGCATGGGACTCTTGATCAACTAATTTCCTCAGGATGTCAACCTGATGTATTAACCTATACTGCTTTTATTCATGCATATTGTGGTGTAGGGAGACTAAAAGAAGCAGAGGATATGATGATTAGGATGAAGGAAGGAGGAGTTTTTCCTGATTCTTTGACATACACATTACTTCTAGATGCATATGGATGCTTGGGATTGATGCATTCTGCATTTGATgttctcaaatgtatgtttgatgCTGGCTGTGAGCCTTCTCATCATACATACTCTATTTTATTCAAGTATCTGTTGAAGGACCGAAGGACAAAGGATGACAGCCCTGCAGTGAATTTGGTTTCAAATGGCATGTTGTTTGATCATGCTGATGTCTGGAAGTCAATGGAATTTGACACTGCTCTGGAGTTGTTTGAGAAAATGCGTCAGCATGGTTGTGTACCCAATGCTAACACTTACGGCAAGCTTATTATAGGACTTTGCAAAGTTGGGCGCTTTGTTGTAGTACAGAAGTTATTTGATCATATGAGAGATCAAGGAATATCTCCTGGTGAAGATGCCTACAACTCTCTTCTTAATTGTTTCTGTGAGTTGGGAATGTATGATGATGCTATGATAGTGGTGGACCTAATGATCAAATCTAGCCAGTTTCCCTATCTGGACTCCTACAGGCAACTGATTTGTGGACTATATGATCAAGGGGATAAGGAGAAGGTTGATACACTTTTTGCCAACTTGCTTCGTTGTGGTTATAGTAGTGATGAAGTAGCTTGGAAGATTCTTATTGATGGTTTACTGAAAAAGGGGCTTGCTGATAGATGCAGTGAACTCTTAAGCATCATGGAAAAA
This window of the Gossypium arboreum isolate Shixiya-1 chromosome 12, ASM2569848v2, whole genome shotgun sequence genome carries:
- the LOC108479976 gene encoding pentatricopeptide repeat-containing protein At5g65560; amino-acid sequence: MNGSSTIATVRTSTMRTPAAIMKHVESFHFRCFLLTKPFSSFPSSLPIDPEPPDHDLPLLLHSILSKPNWQKHPSLPKLLPSISPSHVHSLFSLNPYLLPQTALDFSYWISQKPTFKHSVYSYSALLNILVAYKFFGPADKIRLAMIKSSASIHESRFVFELLMEMNKNEQLHSCFKLSLRSYNFLLMSLSKFLMIDEMKSVYSEMLNDRVSPNIFTWNTMVNGYCKIGNVVEAQRYVTKIVQAGLNPDTFTYTSLILGHCRNKDLDSAFRIFRMMPSKGCRRNEVSYTNLIHGLCEAERVDEAIKLFEAMGEDFCYPTVRTYTVIIFGLCETGRKSEGIKLFEEMSQKGCEPNAHTYTVIIDSLCKDNKVDEAREMVGRMLEKGLVPSVVTYNALIDGYCKHGAMEAALEVLGMMESNNCFPNERTYNELIAGFCKKNVHKAMAFLDKMLELKLVPNVVTYNSLIHGQCKMGQLDNAFRLLEMMKKNGLVPDQWTYSVLIDSLCKVDRIEEARNLFDSLKEKSLKANEVIYTALIDGYCKVGKIEDANYLLDRMINQGCWPNSCTYNAIIDGLCNMKNMKEALSTVKKMAGMGVKPTVDTYTILIKWMLKEGDFDRAHGTLDQLISSGCQPDVLTYTAFIHAYCGVGRLKEAEDMMIRMKEGGVFPDSLTYTLLLDAYGCLGLMHSAFDVLKCMFDAGCEPSHHTYSILFKYLLKDRRTKDDSPAVNLVSNGMLFDHADVWKSMEFDTALELFEKMRQHGCVPNANTYGKLIIGLCKVGRFVVVQKLFDHMRDQGISPGEDAYNSLLNCFCELGMYDDAMIVVDLMIKSSQFPYLDSYRQLICGLYDQGDKEKVDTLFANLLRCGYSSDEVAWKILIDGLLKKGLADRCSELLSIMEKMGCQLHPNTYSLLIEGIDGA